Proteins encoded together in one Chryseobacterium sp. G0201 window:
- the ftsZ gene encoding cell division protein FtsZ, producing MENIGTQGFSFDLPKGNSSIIKVIGVGGGGNNALKHMYEKGIHGVDFVICNTDAQTLDNNPVSNKVQLGTTITEGLGAGADPEVGEKSAIESIEEIKAAMGQNTKMVFITAGMGGGTGTGAAPVIAKVAKDMGILTVGIVTVPFSFEGKRRLEQAELGLDKLRNNVDSLIVINNDKLRQQFGNLGFKQGFSKADEVLTNAAKGMAEVITGYFDVNIDFRDAKSVLQNSGTALMSTGTASGENKAEEAVRKALDSPLLNDNKITGAKNVLLLIRSGAEEVTMDEIGIIMDHIQKEAGHTADIIFGVGADDELGDAVSVLVIATGFSNDDKKFAGPTEKIRIGLNDRLESQKSSPFKTREEREVAPEHGYDFGGKNLFRLDDEDQDTPQFKSVSTEKKMIIADEDIKTEIKFSDREQDTLDSPIQTWRNDDEEENGYSLFAFDDDNDPNDLEIQSFSFETEEKKEEPKTPFTNSYSEEKPVEFSFFVNEPINEPKTDFGQPKAEFSTPTNTVSQIIEEAPKVESFYQPKEEIKTEERPSYENRTEIETPQTSDSEFTFVNKTADQERVIERRNKLKEFNSRYQSFDSASEFESVPAFKRKNISIDGTNASDQNINTYLSENNGSMQVRENRFLNKDVD from the coding sequence ATGGAAAATATAGGTACACAAGGATTTTCATTTGATTTGCCAAAAGGAAATTCATCGATCATAAAAGTAATTGGTGTTGGTGGCGGTGGAAACAACGCGTTGAAACACATGTACGAAAAAGGAATTCACGGGGTAGATTTCGTGATTTGTAATACAGATGCTCAGACTTTAGATAATAACCCGGTTTCAAACAAAGTACAGTTGGGAACTACCATCACTGAAGGGCTTGGTGCAGGTGCCGATCCTGAAGTTGGTGAAAAATCAGCGATTGAAAGTATCGAGGAGATCAAGGCTGCCATGGGACAAAACACCAAAATGGTTTTCATCACTGCAGGAATGGGCGGTGGAACCGGAACCGGTGCGGCTCCTGTTATTGCTAAGGTTGCTAAAGATATGGGAATCTTAACAGTTGGTATCGTTACCGTTCCTTTCAGCTTTGAAGGGAAAAGAAGACTTGAGCAGGCAGAATTAGGTCTTGATAAATTAAGAAATAACGTTGATTCATTAATTGTAATCAATAACGATAAACTAAGACAGCAGTTTGGTAACCTTGGATTCAAACAAGGATTCTCAAAAGCCGATGAAGTTTTAACCAATGCAGCAAAAGGTATGGCAGAGGTTATTACTGGTTACTTTGATGTAAACATTGACTTTAGAGATGCTAAATCTGTGCTTCAAAACTCTGGAACTGCCTTAATGTCTACAGGTACGGCTTCAGGTGAAAATAAAGCCGAAGAAGCAGTAAGAAAAGCGCTTGATTCCCCATTGTTGAATGACAATAAGATCACAGGAGCTAAAAACGTATTGTTGTTGATCAGAAGCGGCGCAGAAGAAGTAACAATGGACGAAATCGGTATCATTATGGATCATATCCAGAAAGAAGCAGGACATACTGCTGATATCATTTTCGGGGTTGGTGCTGATGACGAATTAGGAGATGCAGTAAGCGTTCTTGTGATTGCTACTGGTTTTTCAAACGACGATAAAAAATTCGCAGGTCCTACAGAAAAGATCAGAATTGGTCTTAATGACAGACTGGAATCTCAAAAATCTTCTCCTTTCAAAACAAGAGAAGAAAGAGAGGTTGCCCCTGAGCACGGATATGACTTTGGAGGAAAAAATCTTTTCAGATTAGACGATGAGGATCAGGACACTCCACAGTTCAAGTCTGTATCTACTGAAAAAAAAATGATTATCGCGGATGAAGATATTAAGACAGAAATAAAATTCTCTGATAGAGAGCAAGATACATTAGACAGCCCAATTCAGACATGGAGAAATGATGATGAAGAGGAGAATGGCTACAGTCTGTTCGCTTTTGATGATGATAACGATCCTAATGACTTGGAGATTCAATCTTTTTCATTTGAAACAGAAGAAAAGAAAGAAGAGCCGAAAACTCCTTTCACAAACTCTTATTCTGAAGAAAAGCCCGTTGAATTCAGTTTCTTTGTAAACGAGCCTATAAATGAGCCTAAAACTGATTTTGGACAGCCAAAAGCAGAGTTTAGCACTCCAACGAATACGGTAAGTCAAATCATAGAGGAAGCTCCAAAAGTGGAAAGTTTCTACCAGCCAAAGGAAGAAATAAAAACTGAAGAAAGACCTTCATATGAAAATAGAACAGAGATCGAAACTCCACAAACTTCTGACAGCGAATTCACATTTGTGAACAAAACTGCAGATCAGGAAAGAGTAATAGAAAGAAGAAATAAATTAAAAGAATTCAATTCCCGTTACCAAAGCTTTGATAGCGCAAGCGAATTCGAATCTGTTCCTGCTTTCAAGAGAAAAAATATTTCTATTGACGGAACTAATGCTTCAGATCAAAATATCAACACCTATTTGTCTGAAAACAACGGTTCTATGCAAGTAAGAGAAAACAGATTTTTAAATAAAGATGTAGATTAA
- a CDS encoding endonuclease/exonuclease/phosphatase family protein: MKPSQILLFFHIVIIVLLLSTLGNAWIPPNIFGNLNLLSLGFPYLIFLHILLTLVWVVKRKKIAIAFFLSTFIFYNPIRRWVNFTPKNENARSIRDIKVLTFNVKYGDFGWDKVKKYISDQDADIILVQERDTKTDLRDDLIKYPSVILKTKHKIVRQENLVEEKDRGNSFYADIDINGKIIRVVNVYLEPFRLHKSMLSFNGFGKGAENISTLLSHMIPTFKAHEDQIKRIRKAVDLSPYPVILAGDFNSVPNSYEYYNLGKDLQDAFLTAGSGSSSSFYDYKVPLRIDYIFSSKSIIPLSYKVDNTVKLSDHYPVIAEFLLN; encoded by the coding sequence ATGAAGCCGAGCCAGATATTGTTATTTTTCCATATTGTAATCATTGTTTTACTGCTTTCCACATTAGGCAATGCATGGATTCCGCCTAATATATTTGGTAATCTTAATCTTCTTTCTTTAGGTTTTCCTTACCTAATATTTCTACATATTTTATTAACGCTGGTTTGGGTTGTTAAAAGAAAAAAAATCGCAATTGCTTTTTTTTTAAGTACTTTCATTTTTTATAATCCGATCAGAAGATGGGTTAATTTTACTCCAAAAAATGAGAATGCAAGATCAATAAGAGATATTAAGGTGTTGACTTTCAATGTGAAATATGGTGATTTCGGTTGGGATAAAGTAAAAAAATATATTTCAGATCAGGATGCTGATATTATTTTGGTTCAGGAAAGAGATACGAAAACAGATTTGAGAGATGATCTGATAAAATATCCTTCTGTAATTTTAAAAACCAAACATAAAATCGTAAGACAGGAAAACCTTGTTGAAGAGAAAGACCGTGGCAATTCATTCTACGCAGATATAGACATCAACGGGAAGATTATACGTGTTGTAAATGTTTATTTAGAACCTTTCAGACTGCATAAATCAATGCTTTCATTTAACGGATTTGGTAAGGGAGCAGAAAACATAAGTACACTTCTTTCTCACATGATTCCTACATTTAAGGCGCATGAAGATCAAATAAAAAGAATCAGAAAAGCGGTAGATTTATCGCCATATCCTGTGATTTTAGCAGGGGATTTTAACTCGGTCCCAAATTCTTATGAATATTATAATTTGGGAAAAGACCTTCAGGATGCTTTTTTAACAGCCGGAAGCGGAAGTTCTTCAAGTTTTTATGATTATAAAGTGCCTTTGAGAATTGATTATATTTTCAGTTCAAAATCAATTATTCCTTTAAGCTATAAGGTAGATAATACTGTGAAATTATCAGATCATTATCCTGTAATTGCAGAATTTCTGCTAAATTAG
- a CDS encoding rhomboid family intramembrane serine protease produces MFNNIPPITKNIIIINVIVFVATFLLKDQLTLYLAAFYPFSPFFHSWQVITHMFMHGSFMHILFNMLTLYSFGPILEQSLGGKKYLILYFVSGLGAFFLYNLWNFVEVQQISNQLEQLGFNVSAYLSGAQGVFSGGADSVLRQRELVGDLNNIMGTPMVGASGAIFGVIAAFATLYPDSKIMIMFIPVPVKVKYILPIILVVSVFLGISGNVGGIAHFAHVGGALVGFLLAWIWKKHLYRFN; encoded by the coding sequence ATGTTTAATAATATACCACCGATTACAAAAAATATTATCATTATAAATGTGATCGTATTTGTTGCGACATTTTTATTAAAAGATCAGCTAACGCTTTATCTTGCTGCTTTTTATCCGTTTTCACCGTTTTTCCATTCTTGGCAGGTTATTACCCACATGTTTATGCATGGAAGTTTTATGCATATTTTGTTTAATATGTTGACGTTGTATAGTTTCGGACCTATATTAGAACAGAGCTTAGGCGGGAAAAAATATTTGATCCTTTATTTTGTAAGCGGATTAGGAGCTTTCTTTCTTTATAATTTATGGAATTTTGTTGAGGTTCAGCAGATATCTAATCAATTAGAGCAATTAGGATTTAATGTAAGTGCGTATTTATCTGGAGCTCAAGGAGTTTTTAGTGGTGGCGCAGATTCTGTTCTTAGACAAAGAGAATTGGTTGGAGATCTTAATAATATTATGGGAACACCTATGGTTGGAGCATCTGGAGCAATTTTCGGAGTGATAGCTGCTTTTGCAACACTATATCCGGATTCAAAAATTATGATCATGTTTATTCCTGTTCCGGTTAAAGTAAAGTATATTTTACCAATAATTCTTGTCGTTTCAGTCTTTTTAGGTATTTCCGGAAACGTAGGAGGCATTGCTCACTTTGCACACGTCGGAGGAGCTTTGGTCGGATTTTTGTTAGCATGGATCTGGAAAAAACATTTATACAGATTCAACTAA
- a CDS encoding GatB/YqeY domain-containing protein, with amino-acid sequence MSLEIIISEAIKTAMREKDRVALDSLRAVKSQILLLKTEARGAEVSEEQEIAILQRMIKQRKDSYEQFSAQGRNDLAEVEDAQMKVIEKFLPQQLSAEELEAEMKKIISEAGAESIKDLGKVMGVASKAFAGKSDGKSISEMAKKLLS; translated from the coding sequence ATGAGTTTAGAAATTATAATTAGCGAAGCTATAAAAACAGCAATGAGAGAGAAAGACAGAGTAGCTCTGGATTCTCTTCGTGCCGTGAAATCTCAGATTTTACTTCTAAAAACCGAAGCTAGAGGTGCAGAAGTTTCAGAAGAGCAGGAAATTGCTATTTTACAGAGAATGATTAAGCAACGTAAGGATTCTTACGAACAGTTTTCTGCACAGGGCAGAAATGACTTAGCTGAAGTAGAAGATGCGCAGATGAAAGTTATTGAGAAATTTTTACCTCAACAGCTTTCTGCAGAAGAATTAGAAGCTGAAATGAAGAAAATTATTTCAGAAGCCGGAGCAGAATCTATAAAAGATCTAGGAAAGGTAATGGGAGTTGCCTCAAAAGCATTTGCCGGAAAATCTGACGGAAAGAGTATTTCCGAGATGGCTAAAAAACTCCTTTCATAG
- a CDS encoding BrxA/BrxB family bacilliredoxin: MYPTDLVMPMKAELTDKGFQDLATPTQVEEALKQSGTTLLVINSVCGCAAGAARPGVVYSLTGEKKPDHLTTVFAGFDTEAVAEARKHLAPFPPSSPCVALFKDGELVHMLERHHIEGNPAGAIAANLQAAYDEYC; the protein is encoded by the coding sequence ATGTATCCAACAGATTTAGTAATGCCTATGAAGGCAGAACTTACAGATAAAGGTTTCCAAGACTTAGCAACACCAACACAGGTTGAAGAAGCATTAAAACAATCAGGAACTACTCTATTGGTGATCAATTCTGTTTGCGGATGTGCAGCAGGAGCAGCAAGACCGGGAGTTGTATATTCTTTGACAGGAGAGAAAAAACCTGATCATTTAACAACTGTTTTTGCAGGTTTTGATACGGAAGCTGTAGCAGAAGCTAGAAAGCATTTGGCACCATTCCCTCCAAGTTCACCATGTGTGGCTCTTTTCAAGGACGGAGAATTGGTTCACATGCTGGAAAGACACCACATTGAAGGAAACCCTGCAGGAGCAATTGCAGCGAATCTTCAGGCTGCTTATGACGAATATTGCTAA
- the mutL gene encoding DNA mismatch repair endonuclease MutL, producing MSDIIQLLPDHVANQIAAGEVVQRPASIVKELLENAIDADASKIELIIRDAGKNLIQVVDDGKGMSETDARMAFERHATSKIKGTEDIFKIATKGFRGEALASIAAVSQVELKTKQRDAGIGTNIYIEGGVFQFQDPAQTAEGSNFLVKNLFYNVPARRKFLKNNNIEFRHVIDEFQRVALAHENLEFSLFHDDDPVFRLRKGSQMQRIVDIFGRKLQPQLIPIKEDITWCKLHGFVAKPEGAKKTRGEQFLFVNGRYFKSPYFNKAVQEAFEGLLLPGYIPTFFLFLDLDPEKIDVNIHPQKTEVKFEDEHLIFALLRSTIKRSLGIYNVAPSLDFEKDPQLDQMMNNAFPSKANSMHVKMPEIIVDKDYNPFLEERVVIKQAEIQNLADMYHQNIAAEPSKINLFEDEDFDEDLMRLPNGYWLFNKGDRTLMLDLGRMHRLMVSEGNKPTKKGITNSHALLFSLEYHMNEIEKNKYKSIKKFLPELGFDTKVAHENVLRIDAVPEGLKETQVMKFLEDLFDVLEYKTEDEFLHFYNNQWSKMQSKSRFDFIYKKDAEQLIKDFTALGFPEFLPNGKRCFYEIPFNDFKNKF from the coding sequence ATGTCAGATATTATTCAGCTTTTACCGGATCATGTAGCCAACCAAATTGCGGCAGGGGAAGTGGTGCAGAGACCTGCGTCCATAGTGAAAGAACTTTTGGAGAATGCTATAGATGCAGATGCGAGCAAAATTGAGCTTATCATCAGAGATGCCGGAAAAAATCTGATACAGGTTGTAGACGATGGAAAAGGAATGTCTGAGACAGATGCAAGAATGGCTTTCGAAAGACATGCTACCTCCAAGATCAAAGGAACCGAAGATATATTTAAAATTGCTACAAAAGGTTTCCGTGGTGAGGCATTGGCCTCTATTGCAGCAGTTTCGCAGGTTGAATTAAAAACCAAACAGAGAGATGCCGGGATTGGAACTAATATTTACATTGAAGGCGGAGTTTTCCAATTTCAGGATCCTGCACAAACTGCAGAAGGTTCCAATTTTTTAGTTAAAAACTTGTTCTACAACGTTCCCGCAAGAAGAAAATTTCTTAAAAATAATAATATAGAATTTCGTCATGTAATTGATGAATTCCAGCGTGTGGCTTTAGCTCATGAAAATTTAGAGTTTTCTCTGTTTCATGATGATGATCCTGTTTTTAGATTAAGGAAAGGAAGCCAGATGCAGCGTATCGTTGATATTTTTGGCCGAAAATTACAACCACAGCTTATTCCGATCAAGGAAGATATTACCTGGTGTAAACTTCACGGATTTGTTGCAAAACCCGAAGGTGCCAAAAAAACAAGAGGTGAGCAGTTTCTTTTTGTTAATGGAAGGTATTTTAAGAGTCCATATTTCAATAAAGCGGTTCAGGAAGCATTTGAAGGATTGCTTTTGCCGGGATATATTCCTACGTTTTTTCTTTTCTTAGATCTTGATCCTGAAAAAATTGACGTTAATATTCATCCGCAGAAAACAGAGGTTAAATTCGAGGATGAGCATCTTATTTTTGCTTTACTTCGATCAACGATCAAAAGATCGTTAGGTATTTATAATGTTGCTCCAAGTCTGGATTTTGAAAAAGATCCGCAATTGGATCAAATGATGAATAATGCATTTCCCAGCAAGGCAAACAGTATGCATGTTAAAATGCCGGAGATTATTGTAGATAAAGATTACAATCCGTTTTTGGAGGAAAGAGTGGTAATAAAACAGGCAGAGATCCAGAATCTGGCCGATATGTATCACCAGAATATTGCTGCAGAACCTTCAAAAATTAATTTGTTTGAAGACGAAGATTTTGATGAAGATCTGATGAGGTTGCCCAACGGATATTGGCTATTCAACAAAGGTGACAGAACGTTGATGCTGGATCTGGGAAGAATGCACAGATTAATGGTCTCAGAAGGTAATAAACCCACAAAAAAAGGCATAACAAACAGCCATGCTCTTCTTTTCTCTCTTGAGTATCATATGAATGAGATTGAGAAGAATAAGTATAAATCAATTAAAAAATTCCTTCCAGAACTTGGTTTTGATACGAAGGTTGCTCACGAAAATGTGCTGAGAATTGATGCGGTTCCTGAAGGATTGAAAGAAACACAGGTCATGAAATTTCTTGAAGATCTGTTTGATGTTTTAGAATATAAAACAGAAGATGAGTTTTTACATTTCTATAATAATCAATGGAGTAAAATGCAGTCTAAATCAAGATTTGATTTTATATATAAAAAAGATGCGGAACAATTGATAAAAGACTTCACAGCATTAGGTTTTCCCGAGTTTTTACCCAACGGGAAACGATGTTTTTATGAGATTCCGTTCAATGATTTTAAGAATAAATTTTAA
- a CDS encoding YoaK family protein: MLRNYSNSRTLGDNIRLGTLTAFTAGTINIASLLIFLSFTSNVTGHYAILAAEISKGNWSQVAVVGGWIFLFFLGGFVSNFIVINFNKKSKYFAHSMPIVLEILCLLFVGIYGQFFYRRTLEETEFLVSLMLFATGLQNGLTASISNFSVKTTHLTGTTTDLGILASMFTQKKFRKNGELIARAKLLTSIMFAYVLGAVFSGLTYYYLEFRVFYVISLCLLVVIGYDMYKIHIRHFKTQYRYSKIYRKPNLVAYLYDKIHGIPEIKEKRQEKRKLVFED; encoded by the coding sequence ATGTTAAGAAATTATAGTAACAGCAGGACGTTGGGAGACAACATCAGGTTGGGGACGCTGACTGCCTTCACGGCAGGGACTATAAATATAGCATCTCTATTAATATTTCTCTCTTTTACCTCAAACGTAACAGGACATTACGCCATTTTGGCGGCAGAAATAAGCAAAGGAAACTGGTCGCAGGTGGCAGTCGTGGGAGGCTGGATCTTCCTGTTCTTCTTAGGAGGTTTTGTATCCAATTTTATTGTCATTAATTTCAATAAAAAAAGTAAATATTTTGCACACTCAATGCCGATCGTATTAGAAATACTGTGTTTATTGTTTGTGGGAATTTACGGGCAGTTTTTCTATCGAAGAACATTGGAGGAAACGGAGTTTTTGGTATCGTTAATGCTTTTCGCAACGGGTTTGCAGAATGGTTTAACGGCAAGTATATCAAACTTTTCCGTAAAAACAACCCACCTTACCGGAACAACTACCGATTTGGGCATACTTGCCTCAATGTTTACTCAGAAAAAGTTTAGAAAAAACGGGGAATTGATCGCAAGGGCAAAATTATTAACAAGTATTATGTTTGCTTATGTTTTGGGAGCTGTTTTCTCGGGGTTAACATATTACTATTTGGAATTCAGGGTGTTTTATGTGATCAGTTTGTGTCTTTTGGTGGTCATTGGATATGATATGTATAAAATTCATATCAGACACTTTAAAACGCAGTATCGATACAGTAAAATCTATAGAAAACCGAACCTTGTGGCGTATTTATATGACAAGATCCACGGAATTCCGGAAATAAAAGAAAAAAGACAGGAAAAAAGAAAATTGGTATTTGAAGATTAA
- a CDS encoding GH3 auxin-responsive promoter family protein, whose translation MATKALFNTVVNWFIRQRIDQIQNFMDHPIETQKGILFSQLFHSEDTEYGRKYGFNSISSYQDFKNKVPIVTYEDFEPYIERARQGHKDVSWPGYIKHFAKSSGTTNAKSKFIPISAESLEYCHMKAGKDMVSIYANNHPENQLFTNKNLRLGGSSELYADFNTKFGDLSAILIDNLPFWVEITTTPSKKVSLMSEWESKLKAITSEVKNEDVGSILGVPSWMMVLLQRVINETDVKNISELWPNLEVFFHGGISFKPYKEQFQQIIGKKINYYEIYNASEGFFGIQDRPDSDEMLLMLDYGIFYEFIPMDEFHFSNPKVVSLEDVEVGKNYAMVITTNGGLWRYLIGDTVVFTSINPFRIKITGRTKHYINAFGEELMITNVESALTKACETTGASITDFTGAPVFMKENEGGAHEWIFEFSEKPSDLNHFIDCFDQHLKTVNSDYEAKRYNNITLKRPIVHIAKPNLFYCWLESKGKLGGQNKVPRLSNDREYIDPLLELNK comes from the coding sequence ATGGCAACGAAAGCACTATTCAATACTGTGGTCAACTGGTTCATCCGCCAAAGGATAGATCAGATACAGAATTTTATGGATCATCCTATTGAAACACAGAAAGGGATTTTATTCTCTCAATTGTTTCATTCTGAGGACACTGAGTACGGTAGAAAGTATGGTTTTAACTCCATTTCAAGTTATCAGGACTTTAAAAATAAGGTTCCTATCGTTACGTATGAAGATTTTGAACCTTATATTGAAAGAGCAAGGCAAGGTCATAAAGACGTAAGTTGGCCCGGCTACATCAAGCATTTCGCGAAATCTTCGGGGACAACGAATGCGAAAAGTAAATTCATTCCCATTTCTGCCGAAAGTTTGGAATACTGCCACATGAAAGCAGGAAAAGACATGGTTTCAATTTACGCCAACAATCATCCTGAAAATCAACTTTTTACCAATAAAAATTTACGTTTAGGCGGAAGTTCAGAGCTATATGCCGATTTTAATACAAAATTTGGCGACTTATCTGCTATTTTAATTGATAATCTCCCTTTTTGGGTAGAAATTACAACGACTCCAAGTAAAAAGGTCTCGTTGATGAGCGAATGGGAAAGTAAGCTTAAAGCCATTACTTCTGAGGTTAAAAATGAAGATGTAGGAAGTATTTTAGGCGTTCCAAGTTGGATGATGGTTCTTTTGCAAAGAGTCATCAATGAAACTGATGTTAAGAATATTTCAGAATTATGGCCAAATCTGGAAGTGTTTTTTCACGGCGGAATTAGCTTTAAACCTTACAAAGAGCAGTTCCAACAGATCATTGGAAAGAAAATCAATTACTACGAAATTTACAACGCTTCTGAAGGGTTCTTCGGAATTCAAGACAGACCGGACAGTGACGAAATGCTGTTAATGCTGGATTACGGTATTTTTTATGAGTTTATCCCGATGGATGAGTTTCATTTTTCAAATCCAAAAGTGGTAAGCTTAGAAGATGTTGAAGTTGGCAAAAACTACGCAATGGTGATTACGACCAACGGCGGTTTATGGAGATATTTGATTGGGGATACGGTTGTTTTCACTTCAATTAACCCTTTCAGAATTAAAATTACGGGAAGAACGAAACATTATATTAATGCTTTCGGGGAAGAATTGATGATTACGAATGTAGAATCCGCTCTTACCAAAGCCTGCGAAACAACAGGAGCCAGCATAACCGACTTCACAGGAGCCCCTGTTTTCATGAAAGAAAATGAAGGCGGTGCTCATGAGTGGATCTTTGAGTTTAGTGAAAAACCGAGTGATTTAAACCATTTTATAGACTGTTTTGATCAACATCTGAAAACTGTTAATTCAGATTACGAAGCTAAGAGGTATAATAACATAACACTGAAAAGGCCTATCGTACATATTGCCAAACCTAATCTATTTTATTGCTGGCTGGAGTCCAAAGGAAAGCTTGGCGGACAAAATAAGGTCCCAAGGCTAAGCAACGACAGAGAATATATCGATCCTTTATTGGAATTGAATAAATAA
- a CDS encoding endonuclease/exonuclease/phosphatase family protein → MKILRLIFLILHVGIFLLLLGMLLNAYVPPKIFPWFNLLSLGFPILMIAYVLLIFFWIFSWKKRAFVFMLLGLIFTNPVKRWVNFSSDKKEIANLKILTFNAKGGLKGIKNIDDYVNSSNADLVFLQEKGGKEYHFNGLKNISGNYIVSVFTKYKVIDQKELINSDYFTNNAYATQTDIEIKGKVYRFINVYLQPFKFEKAMVKLNGNSDEDEEKLKNVVKRLIPTFKMHQDQVSDIKKGIENSPYPVILLGDLNSVPNSYEYYHLSEGLQDAFLEVGKGSGTSFHDYKFPLRIDYIFTSKSIQPITYKVDRSVKISDHYPVVATFKL, encoded by the coding sequence GTGAAAATTCTTCGTCTCATATTTTTAATACTGCATGTCGGGATATTCCTTCTTTTATTGGGAATGTTGCTGAATGCTTACGTTCCGCCAAAGATATTTCCTTGGTTTAATTTGCTGTCATTAGGCTTTCCGATTTTAATGATTGCTTATGTTCTATTAATATTTTTCTGGATCTTTAGCTGGAAAAAAAGAGCTTTCGTTTTTATGTTATTAGGATTGATTTTCACAAATCCGGTCAAAAGATGGGTGAATTTTTCTTCAGATAAAAAAGAAATTGCCAATCTCAAAATACTCACTTTCAATGCAAAAGGAGGTTTGAAAGGGATTAAAAATATTGATGATTATGTAAATTCTTCTAACGCAGATTTGGTTTTTCTACAGGAAAAAGGGGGTAAAGAATATCATTTTAACGGATTAAAGAATATAAGTGGAAATTACATTGTTTCCGTGTTTACCAAATATAAAGTTATTGATCAAAAAGAGCTGATCAATAGCGATTATTTTACCAACAACGCCTACGCAACACAGACCGATATTGAAATAAAAGGAAAAGTATACCGTTTTATCAATGTTTATCTTCAACCATTTAAGTTTGAAAAAGCGATGGTAAAGCTCAATGGAAACAGCGATGAAGATGAAGAAAAGCTGAAAAATGTGGTTAAAAGATTAATTCCAACTTTTAAAATGCACCAAGATCAGGTTTCTGATATTAAAAAAGGAATTGAGAATTCACCCTATCCTGTAATTCTTTTGGGAGATCTAAATTCTGTTCCCAATTCTTACGAGTATTATCATCTTTCAGAAGGTCTGCAGGATGCTTTTCTAGAGGTTGGAAAAGGAAGTGGAACAAGTTTTCATGATTATAAATTTCCATTAAGGATAGACTATATTTTCACCTCAAAATCAATACAACCAATTACTTATAAAGTTGATCGCTCGGTAAAAATTTCAGATCATTATCCGGTAGTAGCTACGTTTAAATTGTAA